AAGCTTCGAGGAGCCGTGCCATAGGATCATAGATGGCGCCCCCATCCACAACGACCACCCAGGCCTTGGGGCAATCCCTGAGTATGGCGGCCATCCGGGACACGATGGAATCTTCCCGGGTCAGATCATCCCGGTGCCCCTTCCCCGCAGGCAGAGTATTAAGAGCGGGAGTGAGGGGAACGCAGCCCACCACCCCGACATCCACACCTTTATCTTCCAGGACCGTACGGATCACGCCGTCATAGGCCTCATCCCCGGCCATGGGGGTGAGGTCGATGGGGTTGTGAACATCGACGATGGAATCGATCCGGCACATCACAAAGAGATCCGTCAGACGTCCGGCCGTCTCTCGTGTAAAGTCAACGAGCTTCAGAACGCCAAGGTTGTCGGCCATGGCCACGCACTCGAATCCGGCATTGGAAACGGCGCCAAGGCGGGTGCCCCCTACCGTCTTGTTTCCCAGGAAGGCAAAGAGGCGGGTGAGATCTTCGAAGTCTTCCACCGTGTCGGCGATCACGATTCCGGCGGAGTGCGCCAGCTGCCGGGTCACGGCGTAGTCGCCGGCAATCGAGGCTGTATGGCTGGCGGAGGCTTTGGCTCCGGCCGCGGTTCGTCCGGCCCGGTAGAGGATGACCGTCCGGCCGGAGGCTGTAATTTCCCGGGCGGCCTTCAGGAAGCGCAGGCCGTCCAGGGGTTTGAAACCTTCCACATACACCGCGTAGATCTGCAGATCCGGATCGTCCTTCAGATAGGTGAGGTAATCCCCGATCGTGAGATCCATCTGGTTGCCGATGGAAATCGAATACTTGGGATTTACCCCGGCAAGCTTGTTTGTCTTGGAAACGGCAAAGGCGCCGCTCTGGGAGAGGAAGGCAACGGGGCTGGTCTCCCCCTGGGGCACCGGAAGCTTGTACTCCGGGATAAACATCGTGTCGTACCGGCCGGGCTGAGACCGGATGCCCAGGCAATTTCCCCCGTTAATGACAGGCCCGCCCCACGGAGTGTTCCGGGAGCGGTCCAGGGCCTCGTTCATGGCCCGGACGATCTCCTCGGTTCCCTCCTTCTCCTCCAGGCCACCCGGAATGACGATGATGCTCTCCGCCGCCTCGCGATCGGCAATTTCGGTGATGATTTCCGGTACCTGATGGGCTGCCACGGCAAGGATAAAGAGGTCGGCCTTTTTGGGAAGAGATGCGATATCGGGGTAACAGCGGACCCCTTCGATCGTCTCGCTTCCGGGTTTGACGATATATATCTTCTCCCGGTCAAACCCTTCCCGCAGAAGGTTGTTCAGAATAATGTGGCCCGGATTCATCTTCTCAGAAACGCCGATGATCGCAGCGCTCTTTGGCTCGAGCAGATATGTCAGCTTGGCGATGGGTCGTTCCTTTGAAGGCTTTCGCGGCGTGGAATTCAGGGTGATGAGGGCGTCGAGGGGAACGAGCCGGCCGTTAGAAATCACGAAGGGATTGACTTCAAATTCGGCAATCGGATCCGGGCACAGGGCTTCCCCGACCTCCATGAAGGCGGAAACCATCTCCACCAGCCGGTCCAGGGCAATTCGAGCCGGCTGTCCGCGAAGCCCCCCGGTGATCAGAGGTGTCACGGCCGTACCTTCCAGGCCTATGCGGATTTCTTCCGGCGTCCGCGAAACGGGGGAGAGGATGGAAACATCCCGGCCCTCCCGGAAGTTGGCGGAGAGAAACTCCGTGTAGATGCCGCCGGTCCCGAAGGTTACGACGGGACCAAAGTCCTCGGTCCAGCGGAGGCCGACCAGAAGTTCACCTCCCAGAGCGGGATCAAAGGCGATCTTTTCCGCAAGGAGGTACCCGCGGACCCGCTCG
The Thermoanaerobaculia bacterium genome window above contains:
- a CDS encoding acetate--CoA ligase family protein; translation: MTADLPKIQKVIETALSENRGALLETEGLSILQAMGIEVPETRFVTGPDEVTADLLSGIPGADLVIKVVSPDILHKSDVGGVAFVSKEEASVRAALSGMVTRFSGERVRGYLLAEKIAFDPALGGELLVGLRWTEDFGPVVTFGTGGIYTEFLSANFREGRDVSILSPVSRTPEEIRIGLEGTAVTPLITGGLRGQPARIALDRLVEMVSAFMEVGEALCPDPIAEFEVNPFVISNGRLVPLDALITLNSTPRKPSKERPIAKLTYLLEPKSAAIIGVSEKMNPGHIILNNLLREGFDREKIYIVKPGSETIEGVRCYPDIASLPKKADLFILAVAAHQVPEIITEIADREAAESIIVIPGGLEEKEGTEEIVRAMNEALDRSRNTPWGGPVINGGNCLGIRSQPGRYDTMFIPEYKLPVPQGETSPVAFLSQSGAFAVSKTNKLAGVNPKYSISIGNQMDLTIGDYLTYLKDDPDLQIYAVYVEGFKPLDGLRFLKAAREITASGRTVILYRAGRTAAGAKASASHTASIAGDYAVTRQLAHSAGIVIADTVEDFEDLTRLFAFLGNKTVGGTRLGAVSNAGFECVAMADNLGVLKLVDFTRETAGRLTDLFVMCRIDSIVDVHNPIDLTPMAGDEAYDGVIRTVLEDKGVDVGVVGCVPLTPALNTLPAGKGHRDDLTREDSIVSRMAAILRDCPKAWVVVVDGGAIYDPMARLLEASGIPTFRTADRALKLFNTFVAERLRKG